The Brasilonema sennae CENA114 genome includes a region encoding these proteins:
- a CDS encoding acyl-CoA thioesterase, producing MQKISFELEVYSFHIDFIGHVNNTVYIQWMEIGRTKLLEAVGMPTQEIFQQGFAPVLVQTNITYKSPLYLGDRVRMEMWVSELKNASAIMQFQFYKEQGTLAAEGWQKGLFVDTQTMRPRRLRPEERCLFAPYVDSMGDAQRTTSLISS from the coding sequence ATGCAAAAGATTTCCTTTGAGTTAGAGGTGTATTCTTTCCACATTGATTTCATTGGACACGTGAACAACACTGTCTATATTCAGTGGATGGAAATTGGACGGACAAAACTGTTGGAAGCCGTTGGAATGCCAACGCAAGAAATTTTTCAGCAAGGGTTTGCTCCGGTGCTGGTTCAAACGAACATCACTTATAAATCGCCGCTTTATTTGGGCGATCGCGTGCGGATGGAAATGTGGGTCTCAGAACTGAAAAACGCATCTGCTATTATGCAGTTCCAGTTTTATAAAGAACAAGGAACACTGGCAGCAGAGGGATGGCAAAAAGGATTGTTTGTGGATACACAAACAATGCGTCCAAGACGTTTACGCCCAGAGGAACGTTGTTTGTTCGCACCTTACGTGGATTCAATGGGAGATGCTCAACGTACAACATCGCTGATATCCAGCTAA
- a CDS encoding TetR/AcrR family transcriptional regulator: MARDKEETKARILAAVGKLLAESGFKQLGVNAIAREAGVDKVLIYRYFENLPSLLETFGKEGNYWMSVEELVGDETAVDAESTAEWMVLLLTRFLHDLQKRPITQEIMRWELLEGNELTHELATVRDRVAIESLEFLKQKCSFPADKDIPAISAVLIAGIVYLVLRTKVSNTFLGIDFSSPTGWQRIEEAIASLIQPMVETEE; this comes from the coding sequence ATGGCTAGGGATAAAGAAGAAACGAAGGCACGAATTCTGGCAGCCGTTGGTAAACTATTGGCAGAATCGGGCTTTAAGCAACTGGGGGTGAATGCGATCGCCCGTGAAGCCGGGGTCGATAAAGTCTTGATTTATCGATATTTTGAGAACCTCCCCTCCCTGCTGGAAACCTTTGGCAAGGAGGGGAACTACTGGATGAGTGTTGAAGAATTAGTTGGGGATGAAACAGCCGTCGATGCAGAATCGACGGCTGAGTGGATGGTTTTGTTATTGACGCGCTTTCTACATGACTTGCAAAAACGACCTATTACGCAAGAAATTATGCGCTGGGAGTTACTAGAAGGCAATGAGTTAACGCATGAATTGGCAACAGTGCGCGATCGCGTGGCGATTGAAAGCCTGGAATTTCTCAAGCAAAAGTGTTCCTTCCCGGCAGATAAAGATATTCCTGCTATCAGTGCGGTGTTGATTGCTGGAATTGTTTATCTAGTTCTGCGAACCAAAGTCAGCAATACATTCTTAGGAATTGATTTTAGTTCACCAACCGGATGGCAGCGGATTGAAGAGGCGATTGCATCTTTGATTCAGCCAATGGTTGAAACTGAGGAATAA
- a CDS encoding mechanosensitive ion channel family protein codes for MIQHWILPLVFILAGLLGGIITEKIIFTRLHKFVTSRRIPGSAVIFRSLNRMPFFWCFLAGFYGATVSYRPEADVAALLIKLITGCFLYTFTIVFARLTAGFVNLFFRRADGFSASLLSNVAKTAVLVLGTLIVLQTLGVQITPILTTLGVGGLAVGLALQDTLANLFSGFYLIISKQVRTGDYVKLDGGGHEGYVTDITWRNTTIKELSNNVIIVPNSKLASAIFTNYHLPVKEITLTMNVGVSYDSDLEQVEKVTVEVAKEVMEEIAPELTANAPYIRFNEFADFSINFTLYMRVNEFFDQRLARHLFIKKLHKRYQKEGITIPFPARDIYLQGNGSKNGAMTLE; via the coding sequence ATGATACAACATTGGATTTTGCCACTTGTATTTATCTTGGCTGGCTTGCTTGGTGGAATTATAACCGAAAAAATAATTTTTACAAGACTGCACAAATTTGTTACTAGTAGACGAATTCCGGGAAGTGCAGTTATATTTCGTTCCCTAAACCGTATGCCCTTCTTTTGGTGCTTCCTTGCTGGCTTTTACGGTGCAACAGTTAGTTACCGTCCTGAAGCAGATGTTGCAGCATTATTGATAAAACTTATCACTGGCTGTTTTTTATACACATTTACTATTGTTTTTGCTAGACTCACTGCTGGATTTGTCAATTTATTTTTTCGCAGAGCAGATGGTTTTTCTGCCTCACTACTTTCTAATGTTGCTAAAACTGCCGTTTTAGTTTTAGGAACATTAATTGTATTGCAAACACTAGGAGTTCAAATTACACCAATATTAACAACTTTAGGTGTTGGTGGTTTAGCAGTTGGTCTCGCACTTCAAGATACACTAGCAAATTTGTTTTCTGGTTTTTATTTAATTATTTCTAAGCAAGTCAGAACGGGAGATTATGTTAAATTAGATGGTGGTGGTCATGAAGGATACGTTACAGATATAACTTGGCGAAATACCACTATCAAAGAGCTTTCTAATAACGTCATAATAGTACCAAATTCTAAGCTTGCCTCTGCTATTTTCACTAACTATCATCTGCCAGTCAAAGAAATTACATTAACGATGAACGTGGGAGTGAGCTATGATAGCGACCTTGAACAAGTCGAAAAAGTCACTGTAGAAGTTGCTAAAGAAGTCATGGAAGAAATCGCTCCTGAATTAACAGCAAATGCACCTTATATAAGATTTAACGAATTTGCAGATTTTAGTATAAATTTTACCCTCTATATGCGGGTCAATGAATTCTTTGACCAGCGCTTGGCTAGGCATTTATTTATTAAGAAATTACACAAACGCTATCAGAAAGAGGGAATTACGATTCCCTTCCCAGCTAGAGATATTTATCTGCAAGGTAATGGAAGTAAGAATGGAGCAATGACTTTGGAATGA
- a CDS encoding histone deacetylase, with translation MDLPIVYHPDYVAPLPEGHRFPMPKFRQLYELLLADGVAQKEQFYLPSRPPEELIELVHTPEYVQAYCTGTLDAKAQRRIGLPWSSSLVNRTCVAVGGTILTAQLALKYGLACNTAGGTHHAFPSYGSGFCIFNDLAIAVRVLQKLRLVQKILIVDLDVHQGDGTAFIFEGDNSVFTFSMHCEVNFPGTKQKSDLDVPLPVGMEDDAYLQTLAQYLPDLLSDVKPDLVLYDAGVDPHIGDKLGKLALTDTGLYRREMQVLSTCIAAGYRVACVIGGGYADDLKSLVYRHSLVHRAASEVYQQYRL, from the coding sequence ATGGATCTGCCGATAGTCTACCACCCTGACTACGTTGCCCCACTACCTGAAGGTCATCGCTTCCCGATGCCAAAATTTCGGCAACTGTATGAACTATTATTAGCAGATGGCGTGGCGCAAAAAGAACAATTTTATCTGCCCTCACGCCCACCAGAAGAATTAATAGAGTTAGTTCATACCCCAGAGTACGTGCAAGCTTATTGTACAGGCACTCTGGATGCCAAAGCACAGCGACGTATTGGGTTACCTTGGAGTTCCTCACTGGTTAATCGTACATGTGTCGCCGTTGGTGGAACAATCCTGACGGCACAATTAGCCCTCAAGTACGGTTTGGCTTGTAACACTGCTGGTGGTACTCATCACGCCTTTCCCAGTTATGGATCTGGTTTTTGTATTTTCAATGATTTGGCAATTGCAGTTCGAGTATTGCAAAAACTCCGCCTAGTTCAGAAAATCTTGATTGTAGACTTAGACGTGCATCAAGGGGATGGTACTGCTTTTATCTTTGAAGGGGATAATAGTGTTTTCACCTTCTCTATGCACTGCGAAGTCAATTTCCCTGGAACTAAGCAAAAAAGTGATTTGGATGTTCCCCTACCTGTGGGGATGGAAGATGATGCTTATCTGCAAACATTAGCTCAATACTTACCAGATTTGTTGTCTGATGTCAAGCCAGATTTAGTGTTATACGATGCTGGTGTTGACCCTCATATTGGGGACAAGCTAGGAAAATTAGCCTTAACTGATACTGGTTTATACCGCAGAGAAATGCAAGTGTTGAGTACTTGTATTGCGGCTGGCTATAGAGTAGCCTGTGTGATTGGTGGTGGATATGCGGATGATCTCAAATCACTTGTGTATCGTCACTCCTTAGTGCATCGGGCTGCGAGTGAAGTTTATCAGCAATACAGACTTTGA
- a CDS encoding FUSC family protein: protein MPSTDKRPFLWLLQQFQLKPGKPAIFSGLRSLFILGVPIGVGVITGHAATSAIATMAAWFVGMVNVDGTYRQRATAMIAATVGITTVFLIASLVSSHLALAVPTTFLVIFIAGLAGLYGSVAASVSLVTSIMFVIALAKLASFSNFSTLIQHCALCLAGGTWTTVLSLGVWVLRPNVPAMQVVANCYLSLSKFVDLASERTLNPKDHQEWEQRFLQAQDTVIQDLTSARSVWTTIWTRQKGADLRGNSLLLLIEDVNQIVNSVVALRELLVIASEHQLFPRLHKEIQQVIQQLAIGLKMLSKAITKGKNSPHLGDLDRTVEALEHQWKVLRSQVFNQKINVQTDEYSDLVNLGKITASLKNLAQQIHTDADIVTDLRQGKQRSIAQRNISPPAQSERSTIIDTLRHNFTFDSVLFRHALRLALITTLAELLASLLQLPRGYWITLTALVALKPNYGGTSETTVQRVIGTILGGIIGIILILLVKNSLAIALCFLLLVFTAMSVRPLSYSIFTILLTPAIILLLNLISAGGWQVGVLRIVDSLVGGVLALLGSYLLFPRWERHQLPAQLEKTIRANLAYFQQVIANYLHPHQDASADSINMLRHQAALENVNAAAAAQRLFSEPRHVQGEIEPVMTLMVYIRGFFSSVTTLAEHLREFSGKYQFTELKPLADTIIQILENLADALRQGQPPQQLPALDSYLEAINNQIQQLHTARISEIARNCNTLTPTLQAVREQTPLSIELDRIVNEIKVMHCVIARVVSKRS from the coding sequence ATGCCATCTACAGATAAACGTCCTTTCTTGTGGTTGTTGCAGCAGTTTCAACTCAAGCCAGGTAAGCCCGCCATTTTCTCCGGATTACGTAGCCTTTTTATACTGGGTGTCCCTATTGGAGTTGGAGTCATTACAGGTCATGCTGCTACAAGTGCGATCGCCACTATGGCAGCTTGGTTCGTTGGTATGGTAAATGTTGACGGAACCTATCGCCAGAGAGCAACTGCTATGATAGCAGCCACTGTGGGGATAACTACGGTGTTCCTGATCGCGAGTCTGGTTAGCAGTCATCTCGCTTTAGCAGTCCCAACGACATTCCTTGTGATATTTATAGCAGGTTTAGCTGGACTGTATGGCAGCGTGGCTGCATCTGTTAGCTTGGTGACTTCGATCATGTTTGTGATTGCGCTTGCTAAACTTGCTTCATTTTCCAATTTCTCTACTCTTATTCAACACTGCGCGCTATGTCTGGCTGGTGGAACATGGACAACTGTGTTGTCATTAGGAGTATGGGTGCTGCGTCCTAACGTACCTGCAATGCAGGTAGTCGCTAACTGCTATCTCTCGTTGAGTAAATTTGTAGACTTGGCAAGCGAGAGAACATTAAATCCAAAGGATCATCAGGAGTGGGAACAGCGATTTTTGCAAGCGCAAGATACTGTTATTCAAGATTTGACATCTGCCCGTAGCGTTTGGACAACTATATGGACTAGGCAAAAAGGAGCTGACTTACGGGGAAATAGCTTACTGTTGTTAATTGAGGATGTCAATCAAATTGTGAATTCTGTTGTAGCACTGAGGGAACTGTTGGTGATTGCATCCGAACATCAACTATTTCCTCGGTTACACAAAGAAATTCAGCAAGTCATACAACAGTTGGCAATTGGTTTGAAAATGTTGTCAAAAGCAATCACCAAAGGAAAAAACTCACCTCACCTGGGGGATCTGGATCGGACGGTTGAAGCACTAGAACACCAGTGGAAAGTTCTACGTTCTCAAGTCTTCAATCAAAAGATAAATGTTCAGACAGACGAATATTCCGATCTAGTCAACCTTGGGAAAATTACAGCCAGTCTTAAAAACCTGGCACAGCAAATTCATACTGATGCGGATATTGTTACAGATTTAAGACAGGGAAAACAGCGTAGCATTGCTCAGCGAAACATTTCCCCTCCAGCACAGTCAGAACGTTCTACAATTATTGATACACTGCGGCATAACTTTACTTTTGATTCAGTTTTGTTTCGTCATGCCTTGCGCCTAGCACTGATCACAACCCTGGCTGAATTACTTGCCTCACTATTGCAACTACCTAGAGGTTACTGGATAACCCTAACAGCTTTAGTTGCGCTTAAGCCCAACTATGGTGGAACATCCGAGACAACAGTACAAAGAGTCATCGGTACTATTTTGGGTGGAATCATTGGCATTATTCTGATCTTATTAGTTAAGAATTCTTTGGCGATAGCACTCTGTTTCCTGCTGCTGGTGTTTACTGCTATGTCGGTGCGACCATTAAGCTATAGCATATTCACTATACTGCTCACTCCTGCAATCATCTTGCTACTCAACCTTATTAGTGCGGGTGGCTGGCAGGTTGGAGTATTGCGTATCGTTGATAGCCTAGTTGGGGGTGTTTTAGCACTGCTTGGCAGCTATTTGCTTTTCCCCCGTTGGGAACGACACCAACTTCCTGCACAACTGGAAAAGACCATTCGAGCAAATCTTGCCTACTTTCAACAGGTCATTGCTAACTATCTCCATCCACACCAGGATGCATCAGCTGATTCTATCAATATGCTACGCCATCAAGCGGCATTAGAAAACGTCAACGCTGCCGCCGCCGCCCAACGATTGTTCAGCGAACCTCGTCACGTCCAGGGAGAAATCGAACCTGTAATGACGCTGATGGTATACATTCGTGGCTTTTTCAGTTCGGTGACAACTCTGGCAGAACATCTGCGGGAATTCAGTGGTAAGTACCAATTTACTGAACTCAAACCACTTGCCGATACCATTATCCAAATTTTGGAAAACTTAGCAGATGCCCTTAGGCAGGGACAGCCACCCCAACAGTTACCAGCGCTGGATAGCTATCTTGAAGCAATTAACAACCAAATTCAACAGCTACATACCGCTCGAATATCAGAGATTGCCAGAAATTGCAACACTTTAACTCCCACATTACAAGCCGTTCGAGAACAAACTCCTCTATCCATAGAATTGGATCGAATTGTTAATGAAATTAAAGTTATGCACTGTGTCATTGCTCGTGTCGTCTCAAAACGTAGTTAA
- a CDS encoding SDR family NAD(P)-dependent oxidoreductase, translating into MIRLDDQVAIITGSGRGLGAAYACLLASRGAQVIVHDAGVNKDGTGFDPNVAADAARRIHEASGIAFAITEFLDSRENCRHLVETALEKFGRLDILIHNAGWVAYQSVEELTPDFLQRAIKVNVEAPTWLAQAAFPIMKRQNYGRIVLTTSDRAIYQQYALSGLAPYAMGKMAQIGLMNVLAVEGKEHGILVNAISPVAKTRMWNVQDEPEDLRPDQVAPGVLYLASGECRESGFILRASNGQFTAVRWVERDNVDYPLNLAAVEVSTGEDVATRWQQIAADVAF; encoded by the coding sequence GTGATTCGACTCGACGATCAAGTAGCGATTATTACTGGAAGCGGACGAGGTTTGGGAGCAGCCTATGCCTGCTTGCTAGCGAGTAGAGGAGCGCAAGTCATCGTACACGATGCAGGCGTTAATAAAGATGGAACTGGTTTCGATCCGAACGTGGCGGCTGATGCTGCAAGGAGAATTCACGAAGCAAGCGGGATTGCGTTCGCGATCACCGAATTTCTTGATAGTAGAGAGAACTGCAGACACCTAGTGGAAACCGCGCTGGAGAAATTTGGCCGCCTTGACATCTTGATCCACAACGCTGGATGGGTCGCATACCAATCAGTAGAAGAGCTAACTCCTGATTTTTTGCAGCGGGCCATTAAAGTTAACGTTGAAGCGCCAACGTGGTTGGCTCAAGCGGCCTTTCCAATTATGAAGCGGCAAAACTACGGACGAATCGTGCTGACGACTTCGGATAGAGCTATTTATCAGCAATATGCACTTAGTGGTCTCGCCCCTTATGCGATGGGAAAAATGGCACAGATAGGTCTGATGAACGTGCTGGCGGTTGAAGGCAAAGAGCATGGAATTCTCGTTAATGCGATTTCGCCAGTAGCCAAAACGCGGATGTGGAACGTACAAGATGAGCCAGAGGATTTGCGACCCGACCAAGTAGCCCCCGGTGTTTTATATCTCGCTTCTGGTGAATGCCGAGAGTCTGGATTTATATTAAGGGCAAGCAATGGTCAATTCACAGCCGTGCGCTGGGTCGAGCGAGACAACGTAGATTATCCGTTAAACCTTGCCGCTGTTGAGGTGTCTACTGGGGAGGATGTGGCTACTCGCTGGCAGCAGATTGCTGCGGATGTTGCGTTTTAA
- a CDS encoding LysR substrate-binding domain-containing protein produces MELRHLHYFIAVAEELHFSRAAERLRISQPPLSQQIRSLEDELGVKLFERTKRHVHLTEAGKVFLDRSYLVLAQLEQAIAVTQRIGRGEVGRLAIGFVGSATYTVLPDILSVFREQFPAVELRLHELTTQEQIQALHHKQVDVGIVRSVIIDPGLSTECVLQESIILALPETHPLSAQTKVSLSTLASESFILFPAKMGPVFYEQIINICQQAGFRPKVAQEAVQMQTIIGLVAAGLGIAFVPASLQNFHRSGVIYRPLQEQTPKTGLYLTWRQHDSSPAVRAFLSLARKTTQGELNRDDREQLGINHLT; encoded by the coding sequence ATGGAACTACGGCACCTGCACTACTTCATCGCCGTGGCTGAGGAGCTGCATTTTAGCCGAGCAGCAGAGCGGTTGCGCATTTCCCAACCCCCGCTCAGTCAGCAGATTCGCAGTTTGGAAGATGAACTAGGCGTCAAGTTGTTTGAACGAACGAAGCGACACGTGCATCTGACTGAAGCAGGCAAAGTGTTTTTAGATCGCTCCTACTTGGTGTTAGCCCAACTCGAACAGGCGATCGCAGTGACACAACGGATAGGGCGGGGTGAAGTTGGACGGTTGGCGATTGGGTTTGTCGGATCTGCAACGTATACCGTACTGCCAGATATTTTAAGTGTGTTTCGAGAACAGTTTCCTGCTGTAGAACTGCGATTGCATGAACTGACGACGCAAGAGCAAATTCAAGCCTTGCATCACAAACAGGTTGATGTTGGCATTGTTCGTTCTGTTATCATCGACCCAGGTCTAAGTACAGAATGCGTTTTGCAAGAATCAATAATCTTGGCGTTGCCAGAAACCCATCCGCTCTCTGCCCAGACCAAAGTGTCTCTCTCCACTTTGGCTTCGGAATCATTTATCCTATTTCCTGCCAAAATGGGACCCGTCTTTTACGAACAGATTATTAACATTTGTCAACAAGCTGGATTTCGTCCGAAAGTTGCTCAGGAGGCAGTTCAGATGCAAACTATCATCGGCTTGGTTGCAGCAGGACTGGGCATTGCTTTCGTTCCCGCCTCGTTGCAAAACTTTCACAGAAGCGGAGTCATTTACAGACCCTTACAAGAGCAGACACCTAAAACCGGACTTTATCTTACTTGGCGGCAGCATGATTCCTCTCCAGCAGTGAGAGCATTTCTCAGCTTGGCACGGAAGACGACACAAGGGGAGTTAAATCGTGATGATCGTGAGCAGTTAGGGATCAATCACCTCACCTAA
- a CDS encoding GMC family oxidoreductase, whose amino-acid sequence MNQYDYVVIGAGSAGCVVANRLTEDGKTTVLLLEAGNPPNLPEHEVPLGWVKLWGTEADWAYFTEEEPYLNGRKIYCPRGKVLGGSSSINAMIYIRGNCHDYDRWQELGNPGWSYEDVLPYFKKSENQQHGASEFHGVDGELSVTDPIAPAVTSQRFVEAAVALGYKRNLDFNGEQQEGAGLYQLTIKDGKRHSTAAAFLVPILDRPNLRVTTGALVTRLLFEGTRTVGVEYIHQGTIHQSFVQQEVILSAGAIDSPKLLMLSGIGNAEHLRSLDIPVVVNLPGVGQNLQDHLHVAVAHQATQDLQPAPTSNIAEAGLFLHTEGRLDAAPDLQLYSAPVLWTHPAYARSGPGFAASVCLTNPQSRGSVSLRSASPNDSPIIRMNYLQSESDMQKLVAGIKIIRQLFDSSIFDEFRGEEVAPGANVTSDEALRAYIRETCDSVYHPVGTCKMGTDADSVVDPELRVHGVEGLRVVDASIMPSLTTGNTNAPTIMIGEKAADLIKAAGRVPYQRLELTKLS is encoded by the coding sequence ATGAATCAATACGATTATGTTGTCATTGGTGCAGGTTCAGCGGGTTGTGTCGTCGCCAATCGTTTGACAGAAGACGGTAAAACAACTGTGTTGTTGCTGGAAGCAGGCAATCCGCCTAACTTACCAGAGCACGAAGTTCCTCTAGGTTGGGTTAAACTGTGGGGTACTGAGGCGGACTGGGCATATTTTACAGAAGAAGAACCATACCTCAATGGGCGCAAAATCTATTGTCCACGTGGCAAAGTCCTGGGTGGTTCCAGTTCGATCAACGCCATGATCTACATCCGAGGCAACTGTCATGATTATGATCGCTGGCAAGAGTTAGGTAATCCCGGTTGGAGTTACGAAGATGTGTTGCCTTACTTCAAGAAATCTGAAAACCAGCAGCATGGCGCATCCGAGTTTCACGGAGTCGATGGGGAGTTGAGCGTTACCGATCCAATTGCCCCGGCGGTGACATCACAAAGATTTGTAGAAGCAGCCGTCGCACTTGGCTACAAACGCAATCTCGACTTCAACGGAGAGCAACAAGAAGGTGCTGGACTTTATCAGTTGACTATCAAAGATGGTAAGCGGCACAGTACAGCGGCAGCATTTTTAGTACCTATTTTGGATCGCCCTAACTTAAGAGTTACTACTGGTGCGTTAGTGACTCGGTTATTATTTGAGGGAACGCGCACGGTAGGAGTGGAATACATACACCAGGGAACGATACACCAATCCTTTGTGCAACAGGAAGTGATTCTTTCTGCTGGGGCAATCGATTCCCCCAAGCTGCTGATGCTTTCTGGAATTGGAAATGCAGAACACCTGCGATCGCTCGACATTCCCGTAGTCGTTAATTTACCTGGTGTCGGTCAGAATCTTCAAGATCACCTTCACGTTGCCGTGGCACATCAAGCCACCCAGGATCTGCAACCTGCCCCAACCAGCAATATCGCGGAAGCTGGATTATTCCTGCATACTGAAGGTCGTTTAGATGCTGCGCCAGATTTACAGCTTTACTCTGCTCCTGTATTGTGGACACATCCTGCTTATGCCCGCTCTGGTCCAGGATTCGCTGCTTCAGTGTGTCTGACTAATCCCCAAAGTCGTGGCAGTGTCAGTCTGCGTTCTGCTTCCCCCAATGATTCACCGATAATCCGAATGAACTATCTCCAGAGTGAATCCGATATGCAAAAGCTAGTTGCAGGAATTAAAATTATCCGCCAGTTGTTTGACTCAAGTATATTTGATGAGTTCCGAGGCGAGGAAGTTGCTCCTGGTGCCAATGTAACTAGCGATGAAGCACTGCGAGCTTATATCAGAGAAACCTGCGACAGTGTATACCACCCTGTCGGCACTTGCAAAATGGGAACTGACGCCGATTCAGTTGTAGATCCCGAACTACGGGTACATGGTGTTGAGGGGTTGCGAGTTGTGGATGCATCAATTATGCCAAGCCTCACTACGGGAAATACGAATGCACCTACAATTATGATTGGTGAAAAGGCAGCAGATTTGATTAAAGCCGCAGGTCGTGTTCCATATCAAAGATTGGAATTAACAAAGCTGTCATGA
- a CDS encoding alpha/beta fold hydrolase, with protein sequence MDEFQRKTFKTSDGAELSYISAGRGKSIVLIHGWSQSAQQFKYQISAFAQRYHVIAVDLRGHGESEKVTYGYRISRLSKDIQELISFLQLEKPHLLAHSMGCAVVWSYLDLFGQDEIDRLVLVDQSPLYTSRPHWSSQEMEEAGAIVTSEQLNEMVYALESSSAEEVTRNTLASMVTNAMSTEQFEWIVQCNLRCPRQLAATLLYNQFHMDWRDQIVKIRKPALIIAGRKSVIPWRSQVWINKSIPDSELEIFEEAEGGGHFMFIENPEKFNRRVLQFLEKA encoded by the coding sequence ATGGATGAGTTCCAAAGAAAGACATTCAAAACATCCGATGGTGCTGAATTAAGCTACATCAGTGCAGGGAGGGGAAAATCGATTGTCCTGATTCACGGTTGGTCGCAGTCAGCTCAACAATTTAAATATCAAATTTCTGCCTTTGCCCAAAGGTATCATGTCATAGCTGTCGATTTAAGAGGACACGGCGAGTCAGAGAAAGTCACCTACGGTTACCGAATTTCTCGCTTATCCAAAGACATCCAGGAACTGATCAGCTTTCTGCAACTAGAAAAGCCACACCTGCTTGCTCACTCTATGGGGTGTGCCGTTGTCTGGAGTTACCTCGATCTGTTTGGGCAAGATGAAATAGATCGATTAGTATTGGTCGATCAATCTCCACTATACACATCTAGACCGCATTGGAGTTCTCAAGAAATGGAGGAAGCTGGAGCGATTGTTACATCCGAACAGCTCAATGAAATGGTGTACGCTCTAGAAAGTTCTTCTGCCGAGGAAGTGACCCGAAACACCCTGGCTTCGATGGTCACGAATGCCATGTCAACCGAACAATTCGAGTGGATAGTACAGTGCAATCTTCGGTGTCCGCGACAGCTTGCTGCAACTCTACTCTATAACCAGTTTCATATGGACTGGCGAGATCAAATTGTGAAGATTCGCAAGCCTGCCCTAATTATTGCTGGCAGAAAAAGTGTTATCCCGTGGCGATCGCAAGTCTGGATTAATAAAAGCATTCCTGACTCTGAGTTGGAAATCTTTGAGGAAGCTGAAGGCGGAGGACATTTCATGTTCATCGAGAATCCGGAAAAGTTTAATCGACGAGTCTTGCAGTTTCTCGAAAAAGCATAG